A single region of the Chelmon rostratus isolate fCheRos1 chromosome 5, fCheRos1.pri, whole genome shotgun sequence genome encodes:
- the kctd9a gene encoding BTB/POZ domain-containing protein KCTD9a yields the protein MRRVTLFINGTSKNGKVVAVYGTLSDLLSVASNKLGIKAYSLYNGKGGLIDDIALIRDDDVLYVSEGDPFIDPQNEAKLTSDQHGAHTDWLTLNIGGRPFTTTRSTLVSKEPESMLAHMFREKDVWGNKRDEHGAYLIDRSPEYFEPILNYLRHGQLIINEGINIRGVLEEARFFGIEQLAEQLEVAIKNSQPPEDHSPISRKEFVRFLLATPTKSELRCQGLNFSGADLSRLDLRYINFKMANLSRCNLTHANLCCSNLERADLSGANLDGANLQGVKMLCSNAEGASLKGCNFEDPSGLKANLEGANLKGVDMEGSQMTGINLRVATLKNAKLKNCNLRGATLAGTDLENCDLSGCDLQEANLRGSNVKGAIFEEMLTPLHMSQSVR from the exons ATGAGAAGAGTTACCTTATTTATTAACGGTACATCTAAAAATGGCAAG GTTGTAGCAGTGTACGGGACCTTGTCCGACTTACTATCCGTAGCAAGCAATAAGTTAGGGATCAAAGCCTACAGTTTGTACAATGGCAAGGGTGGTCTCATAGATGACATTGCGCTTATAAG AGATGACGACGTGTTGTATGTGTCAGAGGGAGATCCATTCATCG ACCCTCAAAACGAAGCCAAGCTGACCTCTGATCAGCATGGAGCACACACTGATTGGCTGACCCTTAATATTGGCGGTCGTCCCTTCACCACCACCAG GAGCACTTTGGTCAGCAAAGAGCCAGAGAGTATGCTTGCTCACATGTTTCGAGAGAAAG ATGTGTGGGGGAACAAGCGGGACGAGCATGGGGCTTACCTGATCGACCGCAGCCCTGAATACTTTGAGCCTATTCTCAACTATCTGAGACATGGTCAGCTCATTATCAATGAAGGCATAAATATACGAG GTGTCCTCGAGGAGGCTCGGTTCTTTGGAATTGAGCAGCTTGCTGAACAGCTGGAAGTAGCAATCAAG AACTCACAGCCACCTGAGGACCACTCTCCCATCTCCCGCAAAGAGTTCGTTCGTTTTCTTCTGGCGACACCCACCAAGTCAGAGCTTCGCTGTCAG GGTCTTAATTTCAGTGGCGCTGATCTGTCCCGACTGGATTTGCGCTACATCAATTTCAAGATGGCTAATCTCAGCCGCTGCAATCTGACACATGCCAACCTGTGCTGTTCCAATCTGGAGCGGGCCGATCTCTCTGGAGCCAACCTGGAT GGTGCTAACTTACAGGGGGTGAAGATGCTCTGTTCTAATGCTGAGGGAGCGTCACTCAAAGGATGCAATTTTGAAGATCCGTCTGGGCTGAAGGCCAATCTGGAAG GTGCTAACCTGAAAGGAGTCGACATGGAAGGAAGCCAGATGACCGGTATCAACCTGCGTGTGGCCACTCTGAAAAACGCAAAGCTGAAGAACTGTAACCTGCGGGGAGCCACTTTAGCAGGGACCGATCTCGAG AACTGTGACCTGTCCGGCTGCGACCTGCAGGAAGCCAACCTGAGAGGGTCCAATGTGAAAGGAGCCATTTTTGAAGAGATGCTGACCCCCCTGCACATGTCGCAGAGTGTCAGATAA
- the LOC121606901 gene encoding ankyrin repeat domain-containing protein 39-like translates to MASDSPHCACCSHPVSSPSVHQTLNEMDFERGIWSAAMDGDLERVSSLVQKGTDPNLRDSAGYTALHYASRSGRQAVCEFLLENGACASPRTPGGATPLHRSAYCGHLDVVRLLLHHRADPLLCDDDGASPLHKAAEQGHQEVCQLLLEHRPALCSQVNKRLQLPYQLAPQGDLQELLKPPR, encoded by the exons ATGGCGTCTGACAGCCCCCACTGTGCGTGTTGCTCCcatcctgtctcctctcccagTGTTCACCAGACGCTGAATGAAATGGATTTTGAACGAG GTATCTGGTCTGCTGCAATGGATGGAGACCTGGAGAGGGTCTCGTCCTTGGTCCAGAAGGGCACAGACCCTAACCTGAGAGACTCAGCTGGATACACAGCTctg CACTATGCGAGTCGCAGTGGTCGTCAGGCCGTGTGTGAGTTTCTTCTTGAGAATGGTGCTTGTGCATCTCCCCGGACACCAGGTGGAGCCACACCTCTCCATCGATCGGCTTACTGTGGTCACCTGGATGTGGTTcgactgctgctgcaccacagagcGGACCCACTgctctgtgatgatgatggtgcatCACCTTTACATAAG GCTGCAGAACAGGGTCATCAGGAGGTCTGTCAGCTGCTTCTGGAGCACCGTCCAGCACTCTGCAGCCAGGTGAACAAGAGGCTCCAGCTCCCTTACCAGCTGGCACCACAGGGAGATCTGCAGGAGCTCTTAAAACCACCACGGTGA
- the LOC121606899 gene encoding fibroblast growth factor receptor 1-A-like isoform X3: protein MMLMPQRSEQSCSRREINSCSSLSRMLMRPSVLLFLALFAQVLRTQCQPANTKERSLHKPILQAGLPADRTAVVGSDVEFECKVFSDPQAHIQWLKHIEVNGSRFGPDGSPHIHVLKTTTTGLNSMQYEMEVLQLRNVSFDDAGEYTCLAANVLGFSHHSAWLTVVKATARETWDRRGRERGDDGMQQREPGWNRKQTGNARKRPEHTATERSLHRPILQAGLPADRTAVVGSDVEFECKVFSDPQAHIQWLKHIEVNGSRFGPDGLPYVRVLKTTTTGLNSMQYEMEVLQLRNVSFDDGGKYTCLAGNSIGFSYHSAWLTVVKATARETWDRRGRERGDFGTQQREPGWNRKQTGNARKRPEHTATERSLHKPILQAGLPADRTAVVGSDVEFECKVFSNPQAHIQWLKHTEVNGSRVGPDGLPYVHVLKTTTTGLNSMQYEMEVLQLRNVSFDDAGEYTCLAANVLGFSHHSAWLTVVEG from the exons ATGATGCTGATGCCCCAAAGGTCTGAACAGAGTTGCAGTCGCAGAGAAATCAACAGTTGTAGCTCCCTCAGCAGGATGCTGATGAGGCCAAGTGTACTTCTGTTTCTGGCTTTATTCGCCCAAGTTTTAAGGACCCAGTGCCAGCCTGCCAACACTAAAG agcGCTCACTCCACAAGCCAATCCTGCAGGCTGGCCTGCCGGCTGATCGCACCGCAGTGGTGGGCAGCGACGTGGAGTTTGAGTGCAAGGTGTTCAGTGACCCTCAGGCTCATATCCAGTGGCTGAAGCACATTGAGGTCAACGGGAGCCGATTTGGTCCCGATGGTTCACCACACATCCATGTCCTCAAG ACCACCACCACTGGCCTTAACTCCATGCAGTATGAAATGGAAGTCCTGCAACtgagaaatgtgtcttttgatGACGCTGGGGAGTATACCTGCTTGGCGGCCAATGTTCTCGGGTTCTCTCATCACTCTGCATGGCTGACCGTTGTTAAAG CGACAGCCAGAGAAACCTGGGACAGGCggggtagagagagaggggacgaTGGCATGCAGCAAAGGGAGCCGGGCTGGAATCGAAAACAGACTGGGAATGCCAGGAAAAGGCCCGAACACACAGCAACAG agcGCTCACTCCACAGGCCAATCCTGCAGGCTGGCCTGCCGGCTGATCGCACCGCAGTGGTGGGCAGCGACGTGGAGTTTGAGTGCAAGGTGTTCAGCGACCCTCAGGCTCATATCCAGTGGCTGAAGCACATTGAGGTCAACGGGAGCCGATTTGGTCCCGATGGTTTACCGTATGTCCGTGTTCTCAAG ACCACCACCACTGGCCTTAACTCCATGCAGTATGAAATGGAAGTCCTCCAACtgagaaatgtgtcttttgatGACGGTGGGAAGTATACCTGCTTGGCGGGCAATTCTATCGGGTTCTCTTATCACTCTGCATGGTTGACCGTTGTTAAAG CGACAGCCAGAGAAACCTGGGACAGGCggggtagagagagaggggacttTGGCACGCAGCAAAGGGAGCCGGGCTGGAATCGAAAACAGACTGGGAATGCCAGGAAAAGGCCTGAACACACGGCAACAG agcGCTCACTCCACAAGCCAATCCTGCAGGCTGGCCTGCCGGCTGATCGCACCGCAGTGGTGGGCAGCGACGTGGAGTTTGAGTGCAAGGTGTTCAGCAACCCTCAGGCTCATATCCAGTGGCTGAAGCACACTGAGGTCAACGGGAGCAGAGTCGGTCCTGATGGTTTACCGTATGTCCATGTCCTCAAG ACCACCACCACTGGCCTTAACTCCATGCAGTATGAAATGGAAGTCCTCCAACtgagaaatgtgtcttttgatGACGCTGGGGAGTATACCTGCTTGGCGGCCAATGTTCTCGGGTTCTCTCATCACTCTGCATGGTTGACCGTTGTAGAAG GTTAA
- the LOC121606899 gene encoding fibroblast growth factor receptor 3-like isoform X1, whose protein sequence is MMLMPQRSEQSCSRREINSCSSLSRMLMRPSVLLFLALFAQVLRTQCQPANTKERSLHKPILQAGLPADRTAVVGSDVEFECKVFSDPQAHIQWLKHIEVNGSRFGPDGSPHIHVLKTTTTGLNSMQYEMEVLQLRNVSFDDAGEYTCLAANVLGFSHHSAWLTVVKATARETWDRRGRERGDDGMQQREPGWNRKQTGNARKRPEHTATERSLHRPILQAGLPADRTAVVGSDVEFECKVFSDPQAHIQWLKHIEVNGSRFGPDGLPYVRVLKTTTTGLNSMQYEMEVLQLRNVSFDDGGKYTCLAGNSIGFSYHSAWLTVVKATARETWDRRGRERGDFGTQQREPGWNRKQTGNARKRPEHTATERSLHKPILQAGLPADRTAVVGSDVEFECKVFSNPQAHIQWLKHTEVNGSRVGPDGLPYVHVLKTTTTGLNSMQYEMEVLQLRNVSFDDAGEYTCLAANVLGFSHHSAWLTVVEGISGSVSLLCFYVFNLNYHFQLFSMLLNLPFSRNM, encoded by the exons ATGATGCTGATGCCCCAAAGGTCTGAACAGAGTTGCAGTCGCAGAGAAATCAACAGTTGTAGCTCCCTCAGCAGGATGCTGATGAGGCCAAGTGTACTTCTGTTTCTGGCTTTATTCGCCCAAGTTTTAAGGACCCAGTGCCAGCCTGCCAACACTAAAG agcGCTCACTCCACAAGCCAATCCTGCAGGCTGGCCTGCCGGCTGATCGCACCGCAGTGGTGGGCAGCGACGTGGAGTTTGAGTGCAAGGTGTTCAGTGACCCTCAGGCTCATATCCAGTGGCTGAAGCACATTGAGGTCAACGGGAGCCGATTTGGTCCCGATGGTTCACCACACATCCATGTCCTCAAG ACCACCACCACTGGCCTTAACTCCATGCAGTATGAAATGGAAGTCCTGCAACtgagaaatgtgtcttttgatGACGCTGGGGAGTATACCTGCTTGGCGGCCAATGTTCTCGGGTTCTCTCATCACTCTGCATGGCTGACCGTTGTTAAAG CGACAGCCAGAGAAACCTGGGACAGGCggggtagagagagaggggacgaTGGCATGCAGCAAAGGGAGCCGGGCTGGAATCGAAAACAGACTGGGAATGCCAGGAAAAGGCCCGAACACACAGCAACAG agcGCTCACTCCACAGGCCAATCCTGCAGGCTGGCCTGCCGGCTGATCGCACCGCAGTGGTGGGCAGCGACGTGGAGTTTGAGTGCAAGGTGTTCAGCGACCCTCAGGCTCATATCCAGTGGCTGAAGCACATTGAGGTCAACGGGAGCCGATTTGGTCCCGATGGTTTACCGTATGTCCGTGTTCTCAAG ACCACCACCACTGGCCTTAACTCCATGCAGTATGAAATGGAAGTCCTCCAACtgagaaatgtgtcttttgatGACGGTGGGAAGTATACCTGCTTGGCGGGCAATTCTATCGGGTTCTCTTATCACTCTGCATGGTTGACCGTTGTTAAAG CGACAGCCAGAGAAACCTGGGACAGGCggggtagagagagaggggacttTGGCACGCAGCAAAGGGAGCCGGGCTGGAATCGAAAACAGACTGGGAATGCCAGGAAAAGGCCTGAACACACGGCAACAG agcGCTCACTCCACAAGCCAATCCTGCAGGCTGGCCTGCCGGCTGATCGCACCGCAGTGGTGGGCAGCGACGTGGAGTTTGAGTGCAAGGTGTTCAGCAACCCTCAGGCTCATATCCAGTGGCTGAAGCACACTGAGGTCAACGGGAGCAGAGTCGGTCCTGATGGTTTACCGTATGTCCATGTCCTCAAG ACCACCACCACTGGCCTTAACTCCATGCAGTATGAAATGGAAGTCCTCCAACtgagaaatgtgtcttttgatGACGCTGGGGAGTATACCTGCTTGGCGGCCAATGTTCTCGGGTTCTCTCATCACTCTGCATGGTTGACCGTTGTAGAAGGTATCAGtggttctgtctctctcctatGTTTCTATGTATTTAACCTTAATTACCACTTCCAGCTCTTCAGTATGTTGCTCAACTTACCTTTCTCTCGAAACATGTGA
- the LOC121606899 gene encoding fibroblast growth factor receptor 3-like isoform X2 has product MMLMPQRSEQSCSRREINSCSSLSRMLMRPSVLLFLALFAQVLRTQCQPANTKERSLHKPILQAGLPADRTAVVGSDVEFECKVFSDPQAHIQWLKHIEVNGSRFGPDGSPHIHVLKTTTTGLNSMQYEMEVLQLRNVSFDDAGEYTCLAANVLGFSHHSAWLTVVKATARETWDRRGRERGDDGMQQREPGWNRKQTGNARKRPEHTATERSLHRPILQAGLPADRTAVVGSDVEFECKVFSDPQAHIQWLKHIEVNGSRFGPDGLPYVRVLKTTTTGLNSMQYEMEVLQLRNVSFDDATARETWDRRGRERGDFGTQQREPGWNRKQTGNARKRPEHTATERSLHKPILQAGLPADRTAVVGSDVEFECKVFSNPQAHIQWLKHTEVNGSRVGPDGLPYVHVLKTTTTGLNSMQYEMEVLQLRNVSFDDAGEYTCLAANVLGFSHHSAWLTVVEGISGSVSLLCFYVFNLNYHFQLFSMLLNLPFSRNM; this is encoded by the exons ATGATGCTGATGCCCCAAAGGTCTGAACAGAGTTGCAGTCGCAGAGAAATCAACAGTTGTAGCTCCCTCAGCAGGATGCTGATGAGGCCAAGTGTACTTCTGTTTCTGGCTTTATTCGCCCAAGTTTTAAGGACCCAGTGCCAGCCTGCCAACACTAAAG agcGCTCACTCCACAAGCCAATCCTGCAGGCTGGCCTGCCGGCTGATCGCACCGCAGTGGTGGGCAGCGACGTGGAGTTTGAGTGCAAGGTGTTCAGTGACCCTCAGGCTCATATCCAGTGGCTGAAGCACATTGAGGTCAACGGGAGCCGATTTGGTCCCGATGGTTCACCACACATCCATGTCCTCAAG ACCACCACCACTGGCCTTAACTCCATGCAGTATGAAATGGAAGTCCTGCAACtgagaaatgtgtcttttgatGACGCTGGGGAGTATACCTGCTTGGCGGCCAATGTTCTCGGGTTCTCTCATCACTCTGCATGGCTGACCGTTGTTAAAG CGACAGCCAGAGAAACCTGGGACAGGCggggtagagagagaggggacgaTGGCATGCAGCAAAGGGAGCCGGGCTGGAATCGAAAACAGACTGGGAATGCCAGGAAAAGGCCCGAACACACAGCAACAG agcGCTCACTCCACAGGCCAATCCTGCAGGCTGGCCTGCCGGCTGATCGCACCGCAGTGGTGGGCAGCGACGTGGAGTTTGAGTGCAAGGTGTTCAGCGACCCTCAGGCTCATATCCAGTGGCTGAAGCACATTGAGGTCAACGGGAGCCGATTTGGTCCCGATGGTTTACCGTATGTCCGTGTTCTCAAG ACCACCACCACTGGCCTTAACTCCATGCAGTATGAAATGGAAGTCCTCCAACtgagaaatgtgtcttttgatGACG CGACAGCCAGAGAAACCTGGGACAGGCggggtagagagagaggggacttTGGCACGCAGCAAAGGGAGCCGGGCTGGAATCGAAAACAGACTGGGAATGCCAGGAAAAGGCCTGAACACACGGCAACAG agcGCTCACTCCACAAGCCAATCCTGCAGGCTGGCCTGCCGGCTGATCGCACCGCAGTGGTGGGCAGCGACGTGGAGTTTGAGTGCAAGGTGTTCAGCAACCCTCAGGCTCATATCCAGTGGCTGAAGCACACTGAGGTCAACGGGAGCAGAGTCGGTCCTGATGGTTTACCGTATGTCCATGTCCTCAAG ACCACCACCACTGGCCTTAACTCCATGCAGTATGAAATGGAAGTCCTCCAACtgagaaatgtgtcttttgatGACGCTGGGGAGTATACCTGCTTGGCGGCCAATGTTCTCGGGTTCTCTCATCACTCTGCATGGTTGACCGTTGTAGAAGGTATCAGtggttctgtctctctcctatGTTTCTATGTATTTAACCTTAATTACCACTTCCAGCTCTTCAGTATGTTGCTCAACTTACCTTTCTCTCGAAACATGTGA